A segment of the Aridibaculum aurantiacum genome:
CAATAGAAAATTGATTAAGAAAGTAAGACATACAGTACGTTCCGGTATAAGCAGGGCATGGGCAAAGGTGACATTGATGTCGGTTGAGATCATTGTTATTCTTATTGCTTTTTTTGTTTCATTATTTGCTTTTGTTTTCATAGCCCGTATGATATTCTGGAAGGAGAAAGATGGCTTTGATAATCGTATATCTGCTTATTTCAATTCGCTAATTAGCGACTCAACTACCGATGTAATGCAGTTCTTCACTGTATTTGGAAATCATGATTTTCTTATTCCTGCTAACCTGTTGCTTATTGTTTATTTTCTATTTATCAGAAGGCATAAATGGTATTCAATCAAAGTTCCTGTTATTTCAATAGGAAGCTTGCTGATAATGAGTATCCTTAAAAATCTTTTTGGTAGGCAACGTCCGTTAGCACCATTGATGAAGGAAGCTAAGGGTTTAAGTTTTCCCAGCGGGCATGCAATGATGAGTATGGCGTTTTATGGTCTTATCATCTATATCATTTGGGAGAATGTGAAAACGCCATGGCTCCGTATAACACTGGTGGTTTTACTTTTAATAACCATCTTCATGATCGGTATCAGTCGCATTTACCTGAATGTTCATTATGCCAGCGATGTGGTTGCAGGCTTCTCTCTTGGATTGGTATGGCTGGTTATTTCTATCTACATGCTTAATCGCATGGAGCGTATAAGCAAGAAAGAGATTGACCTGGTGGTAGAGCAGGAGGTGAGGTCTTAGGAGGTGTTAGTTGTTAGGCTTTAGTTGTTAGCCAAAAAATAAAGTAGTAGTAGCTTTTTCAATTTACAGTGTCGAGTAAGGCCGCAATTATTTTAAACCCAAAGAACCAGTTTTGTCCCTTCATTCAGCATTATACTTCAGAAATCACTTATTGTTAAATCTCCCGATATCGTAATTGAAGTGAACTGCGTGCAACTACTTTTGCACCTCGTTCAAAATGCGGCATTCCGAGTATAACATAGCACTAGTAGGCAACCCTAATAGCGGAAAATCATCCCTCTTTAACTCCCTTACCGGGCTTAATCAAAAGGTTGGAAATTTTCCGGGTGTTACTGTTGATAAAAAAACAGGAACAGCCATTCTTGAACCAGGCTTCACCGCGCAAATCATAGATCTTCCCGGCAGTTATAGCTTATATCCGCGTCGTGCAGACGAATGGGTATCGTACAAAGTTTTGATGAATGCTGACGGAGGAAAGGCTCCTGATATGGTGGTGCTGGTAGCAGACGCCAGCAACCTGAAGCGTAACCTGCTTTTTTGCAGCCAGATGATCGACCTGAAGATACCGGTAGTGGTAGCGCTCACCATGGTGGACCTGGCAAATAAGAAAGGCATTCAGATAGACCTGCAGGAGTTAGAGCGTGAACTTGGTGTGCCTGTTGTTTCTATAAACCCGCGAAAAAATAAAGGAATAAAAGAGCTGAAGAAAGCGTTAGTGCAAACTGCGCGTCAGCAATATAAAGCTCCTTCCCGCGATTTTATTGGAATTAAGAAACTGGCAGAACATGCCATCACCGATGTACAAAAGTTGGTTCCGGGGCTGAGCGATTATGCGGCTGTTCACTACCTCATCAACCACGAACAGTTCCCGTTGCCAAATCAATTGCAGGAAAAGATAGAAAGCGTAGAAGCTAAACACAAGTTTAGTCCAACCCGCCTGCAAGCCGAAGAGATCATGCAGCGTTATGGTCGCATCAGGCAGATCATGCAGCAAAGTGTAGTAGAGGAAGACCCGCTTCAAAAAAAGATCTTTACCGAAAAGCTTGATAACCTGCTTCTGCACCGTGTGTGGGGTTATGTTATACTATTTGCAGTTTTATTCCTTCTTTTCCAAAGCATATTTTGGCTGGCGCAATATCCTATGTATGCCATAGAATGGCTCTTTGCTACCACCAGCGGATGGTTGGGTGAAAGCATGAGTGAGTCATGGTTCAGCGACCTGTTGATAAATGGTGTGCTCGCAGGGCTTAGTGGCATTCTTGTATTCATTCCGCAGATCATGATACTCTTTGGACTGATCACTGTACTGGAGGATTCGGGTTATATGGCGCGTATCAGTTTTCTTACGGATAGGATCATGCGCAAAGCCGGTTTGAACGGCAAGAGCGTGATGCCTATGATAAGTGGTTTTGCCTGCGCGGTTCCCGCCATCATGAGTGCACGAAGCATTGAAAACAGGAAGGAACGGCTGCTTACCATACTGGTAACACCGCTCATGAGTTGCAGTGCACGTTTACCCGTATTTACTATTCTTATCAGTCTTGTTATTCCCAATAAATTTTACCTGGGCTTCCTAAGCTTACAAGGTTTGGTAATGATGGCGCTATACCTGCTGGGAACGGTGATGGCGCTGTTGGTAGCATACGTACTAAAATGGCTTGTAAACATTAAAGAGCGCAGCTTCTTTATTCTTGAGCTGCCTACCTACCGTGAGCCTCGTTGGAAGAACGTAGGTGTAACCATGGTAGAGAAGGCCAAGATCTTCGTTCGCGATGCAGGAAAGATCATCATGGTGATAAGCCTGCTGCTATGGTTTTTGAGCAGCTACGGTCCTGGCGAAAAAATGCATGAGCTGGCGGTGAAATATGAACAACTGGAGAAGCAGCCGGGCATCAGTGCTGAAGAAGTGGAGCGTGCCTACAAAAGCGAAAAGCTTGAACATAGTTACGCCGGCTTATTAGGCAGAAGCATTGAGCCAGCCATCACTCCGCTTGGTTTTGATTGGAAGATTGGTATCGCCCTTATTAGCTCTTTTGCTGCAAGGGAAGTTTTTGTGGGTACAATGGCTACCATTTATTCTGTAGAAGAAAGTGACGATAGCACGCCGCTTCGCGAAAAGATGCAATCCGCCACCCGTACCGACGGCAGCAAGGTTTATACTCTCGCCACAGGTATTAGCCTGATGGTATTTTATGTTTTGGCCATGCAATGTATGAGTACATTAGCTGTGGTAAAAAGAGAAACACGCACCTGGAAATGGCCTATCATCCAGTTGCTTTATATGACTGTGTTGGCTTACCTCACCAGCTGGCTGGCTTACAACCTTTTTAGCTAACATTAACTTTAGCAGGTACAACCCATAGGGCTTATTTTTCATCTCTTATATGCGCTGGCACTTCGGGCTGGCTTTTTTATTGTAAAAAATTTTAATAAGCCTTCCATTGTTCCTGTTGCAGCGGCATTACTTTTGCTCCATCCTCCACCACAATTTCCCTGTATGAAGAAACTCCTGTTTTTACTGGTCCTTATTGGGTGTATTAATTCTTCTGATGCTCAATCTAAGAAACAAAGAAAGGCAGCTATTGAAGCAGAGCAACGTGCGCAGCAGTTGTTGCTACTACAGTTACGTGCTCATGTGGCGTTTCTATCCGACGATAAATTGGAAGGCAGGTCTACAGGATCAGAAGGTGAGCGATTGGCAATGGAGTACATCAGCAACCAGTTTAAGAGCATTGGATTGCAGCCAAAAGGAACGCAGGGTTATGTTCAAGCTTTTGTAGTAGAAGAGGGAAAGAAAGTAGATGCAGCAACACGTTTATCTATCAATGATAACCTGCTGCAGTTAAATAAAGAATATATACCCCTCGCTTATTCTGCCACCACGGCTGTATCTGGTATGCCATCTATAGCACTGCGCGAAAGAGGAGTGCCCTGGTTTTTAGATGTGAAGTCATGGCTGGAGGCAAATAAGAACAATCCGCATTACAATATTGATGAAGCTATACGCACTGAAGCAGCAAAGTTTGCTGCCAAAGGTGCCACTGCATTGTTCGTGTATAATTCCGGAAATGCGGTAGACAATATCCGTTTCAATGGAAAAGAAAATGCGGCAGCTGCTACCATTCCTATTGTATACATTACTGCAGATGGATATAAGAAATACCTGAAGGATCCGTCGGCTATGCTTGATATAGAAATGCAGGTTGCCTTCAACCAGAGAGACAGAAAAGGCCACAACGTACTAGGTTATATTGATAACAGTGCACCATCTACAGTTGTCATTGGTGCACATTACGACCACCTTGGCTGGGGCGAAGATGGTGGTGGTTTGGATACAGGAAGAATAGTGCACAATGGCGCCGACGACAATGCAAGTGGCACAGCTGCAATGATAGAGATCGCAAGGCTGCTGGCACAGTCAAAACTTAAAGCCAATAACTACCTGTTCATTGCTTTTAGTGGTGAAGAACTGGGATTGATAGGAAGTAAATACTGGCTGGATAACCGCACCATCAACACGCCTATTAATTACATGGTAAACCTGGACATGGTTGGCAGGTACGACAGCGATAAGAAACTATCTATCGGAGGCGTGGGTACTTCTCCTGCATGGAGTGAGCTACTGGCTGGCATTGCTGATAATACTCTAGCTATTAAATTCGACAGTACCGGCAGCGGTCCTAGTGATCACGCGGCATTTTATAGAAAAAATATCCCTGTCTTGTTTTTCTTTACCGGCACCCATACCGACTATCACAGGTCATCAGACGATGCGGATAAAGTGAACTACGACGGCCAGGCTAAGGTCGTTCGTTACATTCACAAACTGGTAGAAGCATCGCAGGCTAAAGGACAATTGGCTTTTCAAAAGACTGCAGAACCACAGGTGGCTGCTATAAAATATTCAGTAAGCCTTGGTGTTATTCCTGATTATAGCTACGCACAAGGCGGATTGAAGATAGATGGCGTTAGCCCGAAGAAGCTGGCTTCAAAACTGGGCCTGCAGGCGGGAGACGTACTCACTTATTTAGGAGCATATAAAATAGATGATATTCAAACGTATATGCAGGCGCTGGCCGGTTTTAAGAACGGTGATAAAACAACCCTAAGAATAAAAAGAGGTAAAGAAGAGAAAGAGTTCGCCGTGGAGTTCTAACTTTGACCAGCCATGAAACTGCAACTAGATAATAAAGCTTTAACGGACGACTTTTTTGCTGATACACATTTGCTTGGTATTATGGCGCCTATCCGCAATTACCTCTTTGCATGGCAGCTAAATAATCATCTTGGTTTCCAGTTTCGGTTAAATACAGATATTGATAAACAACTTCGCCGGAAGGAAAGGCAGTATTTCTTTTCTGTTTACCAGCACGTAGAAAATACATTCCTTAGTTACTACCTCTATCACAATCATTGCGATGGTGAATCATTGCTGCCAGAGTTTAAGCACATGGATTACCTGTGGTTGATAAAAGGCGATGAAGTGAATTATGAAGATCTGCAACAGCTTATCAATTCATTAAAATCTTTATCAAGCGTGCAAATGGTTGCCGAGCTGAATAACGAATTAATCAAGAATAAGCAGCACCTGGTTTTTTAAGTGGTGAGGTATAAGGTACGGCAACCCTGTATTTGATCACCATTGACGACTTGTACATATGGTCTCACCGAAAAAAGTTTTTACTTCATCATGTGGACAGAAAATAACAACCAGCTTTACCGGCAGTTTACCTTTAAAGACTTCAGCGAAGCATTTGCTTTTATGACACGTGTGGCCATAGAGGCAGAGAAAGCTAACCATCACCCGCTATGGACAAACGTTTACAACAAAGTTGAGATTTGGCTAAGCACACATGATGCAGGTGGAGTGGTAACAGAAAAAGATCATCAGCTGGCTGCGCAAATAGATAAGCTGCTTTAACTGCCAGCCACAAACTTCAGTCCTACAATAGATGCAATAAGTGTTGTTATAAAGAACAACCGCCAAAAGTTGGTCGGCTCGTTGAAAAAGAAGATGCCCACCAACACGGTTCCTACAGCTCCAATACCTGTCCAAACAGCATAAGATGTACCTAGTGGTAAAACGCGGGTAGCCTTGTACAACAACACCATGCTGAGCGTTAAGCTCACCAAAAAGCCACACATCCAAAGATTGGATGTGAGGCCAGTAGTTTCTTTTGCTTTACCCAGGCAAGTGGTAAATCCTACTTCAAAAAGTCCTGCTATTATAAGTATGAACCAGGCCATGATTATGCTTTTACAGTTATTACTTTTTCGCCTGCAGCAGTTAATACACCTATAGGTTCGGCAAATGCTTCAAGACCACTGCTTTTCAATAACTCAGCTACTTCACCTGCGCTTCCTGGCGAAACGGCCACCAGTAAACCACCATTAGTTTGAGGGTCAGGCAACAGGCTGAAGGCTTCCATAACATTAACGCCTTTGCCAAAACCTATCTTACTGCTATAGCTGTTCCAGTTTCTAAAAGTAGAGTCAGGCACCACGCGGTGGCTTATGTAGCCTGCTACACCTTCCAATTGTTTGATCTTGCCATAGTACAAATCAGCGCTTAGATTGCTTCCCCCCGCCAGTTCTACCAGGTGACCAGCAAGGCCAAAACCAGTAACATCTGTCATGGCGTGTACTCCTGGTATTTTCCCAAGTGCTTCACCTATTTTATTAAGTGCAGCCAGTTGTTCAATCATCTGTGGCTGGTGTTCCGGTTGAAGAACTTTTCTTTTTTGCGCCGTACTTAATACGCCCACTCCCAAAGCCTTGGTAAGAAAAAGCACGTCACCTTCCTGTGCTGTATTGTTTTTCTTTAACTGTTCCAGCTTTACTGTACCCGTTACAGCAAGCCCAAACATAGGTTCTTTGGTATCAATGCTATGTCCACCGGCAAGTGGGATGCCGGCCTGTGCACAGATAGCTCTTGCACCTTCCAGTACTTGCTGAGCCAGCGATGGAGGCAGATCATTTACCGGCCACCCAAGCAGTGCTACAGCCATAAGGGGAGTGCCACCCATTGCATACACATCGCTGATGGCATTGGCCGATGCTATTCTTCCAAAATCAAAAGCATCATCTACTATAGGCATGAAGAAGTCGGTGGTGCTGATAACTGCAGTACCATTTCCAAGATCATACACTGCGGCATCATCACGGCTTTCGTTTCCAACCAACAAATTGCTGAATGACGGAATAGCGGATTCACTTTTCAGGATATCTTCTAAAACCTGCGGCGCAATTTTGCAACCGCACCCGGCACCATGCGAAAACTCCGTCAGCCTTATTTCTTCTTTCATTCTTAAAATTTAAAGTGCATCTACAGGAGAAAGTGGAATAATAATGTATTTTGTCTGCCAATCTCCTTCTGCTGCAAATATATCCAGGCTAACTGCATCCTCGGTTAAATGTTCGGTTTGAGATTGCTTTAAAAAACACTGCTATGAGAAAATTTCTACAACATGTAAGCTTGTTGTTGCTGGCAACATGCTTAGGCCCCACGCTTTTTGCACAAAACAATTTCTTCAACGATGTGGCTGAGTCCAGGATATCGGTTGCGGCACAAGACCGGAAGATCATTCCGCAACAGTACCGCACCATTCAGCTGGATACCACAGCCTTAAAGAGTTTTCTAGCACGGGCGCCACAAGAATTTACACCAGCTGTACATGGTAACATCATTAGCATTCCAATGCCTGATGGAACCAGCCAACGCTTTACGCTTGCCGAAGCCTCTATCATGGAGCCCGCGCTTGCTGCCAAATATCCTAACATACGCACATACGGCGGACAGGGTATTGACGATCCATATGCTACTATCAAACTGGATTGGACACCGCTCGGTTTCCACGGAATGATATTGTCACCAGTAGGTGGATCGGTTTACATTGATCCGTATGCTTTCAACAACAACAGTTTCTATATTTCTTATTACAAAAAAGATATAGCGCCAAGACAAGGTTTGATAGAACCGGAAGAGATCACTGGTTTTAGCGGTGATGCACCTCCTGTACATCGTACAGAAGGCCGCTGCATTGGCGGAACATTGCGTACCTACAGGATGGCAATTGCATGTACAGGAGAATATGCACGTGCAGTAGGCGGTGCTTCTGTTACAGTGGCACAGGCTCTTTCTGCTATTGTTATCACGGCTAATCGTGTAAATGGTGTTTATGAAAAAGAACTATCCATTCGCCTGACGCTGGTGGGCAACAACGACCAGATTGTTTACACTGATCCATTGACAGATCCTTTCACCGGTAACTCCAATGCTTCTATCCTGATACAGGAAAGCCAGACTGTTATCACTGCCAATATTTTACCTGCTAACTACGATATCGGTCACACGTTTAGCACCGGTGGTGGTGGACTGGCTTCATTGAGATGTGTATGTAACGATACTCAAAAAGCAAGAGGAATTACAGGTAGTGCTGTTCCACTGGGTGATCCTTACGACATCGATTATGTAGCTCATGAGATAGGACACCAGTTTGGCGGTAATCATACTTTCAATGCTACTACCGGCAGCTGTAGCGGTGGCAACCGAAACTCAACTACAGCAGTAGAGCCAGGCAGTGGTAGTACTATACAAGCGTATGCGGGTATTTGTGGTACAAACAACCTGCAGCTTAATAGCGATGCTATGTTTCATGCGATCAGTTTTAATGAAATGACCGCTTTCAGCATTGATGGTACTGGTAATAGCTGTGCAGGGCAAATAACTACTGGTAATAATCCTCCTACAGCAAATGCAGGAGCTGATTATATCATTCCTAAGTCAACACCATTTATGCTTACAGGCAGTGGCAGCGATCCTAATGGCGATGCATTGACTTATTGCTGGGAGCAGATAGATGTGGGTCCTGCCGGTGATTGGAATAATCCAACAGGTAATGCACCTCTATTCCGTTCTTTCTTACCCGTTACTTCTCCTACACGCACATTCCCTAAAATAGGTGACATAGTAACGAATGCTACGACCATTGGAGAGATACTTCCTTCTTATGCACGAAACATCAACTTCAGGTTGACCGTAAGGGATAATCGTTCTGGTGGTGGTGGTGTTTGCTCCGATGAAAGTATGGTAACGGTTGATGGTACTGCAGGTCCTTTTGTAGTTACTGCACCTAATGCAGCTATGAATGTGCAGGGCGGCAGCTTTTATAATGTTCGTTGGGATGTGGCAGGAACAAATGTTGCGCCTATTAATACTTCAGATGTAGTAATTGAATTAAGTACGGATGGCGGCTTTACCTATCCCACCACCTTGGTTGCTTCTACTCCAAATGATGGCTCACATGAAGTGGTGATACCCAACATCAATACAACTACTGCACGTGTAAGAGTAAGAGCTGTTGGAAATATCTTCTTTGATATCTCTAATGCCAATTTTACTATATCACA
Coding sequences within it:
- a CDS encoding M20/M25/M40 family metallo-hydrolase, encoding MKKLLFLLVLIGCINSSDAQSKKQRKAAIEAEQRAQQLLLLQLRAHVAFLSDDKLEGRSTGSEGERLAMEYISNQFKSIGLQPKGTQGYVQAFVVEEGKKVDAATRLSINDNLLQLNKEYIPLAYSATTAVSGMPSIALRERGVPWFLDVKSWLEANKNNPHYNIDEAIRTEAAKFAAKGATALFVYNSGNAVDNIRFNGKENAAAATIPIVYITADGYKKYLKDPSAMLDIEMQVAFNQRDRKGHNVLGYIDNSAPSTVVIGAHYDHLGWGEDGGGLDTGRIVHNGADDNASGTAAMIEIARLLAQSKLKANNYLFIAFSGEELGLIGSKYWLDNRTINTPINYMVNLDMVGRYDSDKKLSIGGVGTSPAWSELLAGIADNTLAIKFDSTGSGPSDHAAFYRKNIPVLFFFTGTHTDYHRSSDDADKVNYDGQAKVVRYIHKLVEASQAKGQLAFQKTAEPQVAAIKYSVSLGVIPDYSYAQGGLKIDGVSPKKLASKLGLQAGDVLTYLGAYKIDDIQTYMQALAGFKNGDKTTLRIKRGKEEKEFAVEF
- the selD gene encoding selenide, water dikinase SelD, translating into MKEEIRLTEFSHGAGCGCKIAPQVLEDILKSESAIPSFSNLLVGNESRDDAAVYDLGNGTAVISTTDFFMPIVDDAFDFGRIASANAISDVYAMGGTPLMAVALLGWPVNDLPPSLAQQVLEGARAICAQAGIPLAGGHSIDTKEPMFGLAVTGTVKLEQLKKNNTAQEGDVLFLTKALGVGVLSTAQKRKVLQPEHQPQMIEQLAALNKIGEALGKIPGVHAMTDVTGFGLAGHLVELAGGSNLSADLYYGKIKQLEGVAGYISHRVVPDSTFRNWNSYSSKIGFGKGVNVMEAFSLLPDPQTNGGLLVAVSPGSAGEVAELLKSSGLEAFAEPIGVLTAAGEKVITVKA
- a CDS encoding phosphatase PAP2 family protein, whose amino-acid sequence is MIKKVRHTVRSGISRAWAKVTLMSVEIIVILIAFFVSLFAFVFIARMIFWKEKDGFDNRISAYFNSLISDSTTDVMQFFTVFGNHDFLIPANLLLIVYFLFIRRHKWYSIKVPVISIGSLLIMSILKNLFGRQRPLAPLMKEAKGLSFPSGHAMMSMAFYGLIIYIIWENVKTPWLRITLVVLLLITIFMIGISRIYLNVHYASDVVAGFSLGLVWLVISIYMLNRMERISKKEIDLVVEQEVRS
- a CDS encoding reprolysin-like metallopeptidase codes for the protein MRKFLQHVSLLLLATCLGPTLFAQNNFFNDVAESRISVAAQDRKIIPQQYRTIQLDTTALKSFLARAPQEFTPAVHGNIISIPMPDGTSQRFTLAEASIMEPALAAKYPNIRTYGGQGIDDPYATIKLDWTPLGFHGMILSPVGGSVYIDPYAFNNNSFYISYYKKDIAPRQGLIEPEEITGFSGDAPPVHRTEGRCIGGTLRTYRMAIACTGEYARAVGGASVTVAQALSAIVITANRVNGVYEKELSIRLTLVGNNDQIVYTDPLTDPFTGNSNASILIQESQTVITANILPANYDIGHTFSTGGGGLASLRCVCNDTQKARGITGSAVPLGDPYDIDYVAHEIGHQFGGNHTFNATTGSCSGGNRNSTTAVEPGSGSTIQAYAGICGTNNLQLNSDAMFHAISFNEMTAFSIDGTGNSCAGQITTGNNPPTANAGADYIIPKSTPFMLTGSGSDPNGDALTYCWEQIDVGPAGDWNNPTGNAPLFRSFLPVTSPTRTFPKIGDIVTNATTIGEILPSYARNINFRLTVRDNRSGGGGVCSDESMVTVDGTAGPFVVTAPNAAMNVQGGSFYNVRWDVAGTNVAPINTSDVVIELSTDGGFTYPTTLVASTPNDGSHEVVIPNINTTTARVRVRAVGNIFFDISNANFTISQNPSSEFIFNEPAPVQSCAGSNLSSTLLTNAVNGFSTPVTLSASGNPAGTTVAFSSNPVAPGSPVTVSLQGTLANGTYHVQVTGTAGSVIKTRTIMFIVGPPSGASMSNTPPNNSTGIAVTPTFTWSAVPGVTTYNLQVATENTFTSGLIHNINNINSASYTLTAPLAQNTIYYWRVAGSNTCGNGPFSSTTLFKTGLTECPTDTAYSADVPKVISAITTGTVQSTLQINSAGTIADVDVVGVRGLHTYMADLSFSITSPMGTTVALMAGQCGSQDNFDLHFNDAGPAGPYNCPPINGQVRRPTQPLSAFNNQNPNGTWRLSVTDGFADDGGVLNSWGLRICTFYATPLPVNWLTFSAQKAAGNTVTVMWQTASEMNNSHYEVERTHDGNSFHVIGTIAAGNNPATTNQYLFNDMKPFSGANYYRLKQVDKDGKFTYTKVVRVVMETKQALWVLYPNPAVEVSSVRATSDMKEVSVRITDALGKLVLLKLPGVVKAGEVIELPVKGFAKGMYTVNITSDKGTSNEKLLVQ
- a CDS encoding DMT family transporter, yielding MAWFILIIAGLFEVGFTTCLGKAKETTGLTSNLWMCGFLVSLTLSMVLLYKATRVLPLGTSYAVWTGIGAVGTVLVGIFFFNEPTNFWRLFFITTLIASIVGLKFVAGS
- a CDS encoding 4a-hydroxytetrahydrobiopterin dehydratase, which encodes MWTENNNQLYRQFTFKDFSEAFAFMTRVAIEAEKANHHPLWTNVYNKVEIWLSTHDAGGVVTEKDHQLAAQIDKLL
- a CDS encoding IPExxxVDY family protein; protein product: MKLQLDNKALTDDFFADTHLLGIMAPIRNYLFAWQLNNHLGFQFRLNTDIDKQLRRKERQYFFSVYQHVENTFLSYYLYHNHCDGESLLPEFKHMDYLWLIKGDEVNYEDLQQLINSLKSLSSVQMVAELNNELIKNKQHLVF
- the feoB gene encoding ferrous iron transport protein B produces the protein MRHSEYNIALVGNPNSGKSSLFNSLTGLNQKVGNFPGVTVDKKTGTAILEPGFTAQIIDLPGSYSLYPRRADEWVSYKVLMNADGGKAPDMVVLVADASNLKRNLLFCSQMIDLKIPVVVALTMVDLANKKGIQIDLQELERELGVPVVSINPRKNKGIKELKKALVQTARQQYKAPSRDFIGIKKLAEHAITDVQKLVPGLSDYAAVHYLINHEQFPLPNQLQEKIESVEAKHKFSPTRLQAEEIMQRYGRIRQIMQQSVVEEDPLQKKIFTEKLDNLLLHRVWGYVILFAVLFLLFQSIFWLAQYPMYAIEWLFATTSGWLGESMSESWFSDLLINGVLAGLSGILVFIPQIMILFGLITVLEDSGYMARISFLTDRIMRKAGLNGKSVMPMISGFACAVPAIMSARSIENRKERLLTILVTPLMSCSARLPVFTILISLVIPNKFYLGFLSLQGLVMMALYLLGTVMALLVAYVLKWLVNIKERSFFILELPTYREPRWKNVGVTMVEKAKIFVRDAGKIIMVISLLLWFLSSYGPGEKMHELAVKYEQLEKQPGISAEEVERAYKSEKLEHSYAGLLGRSIEPAITPLGFDWKIGIALISSFAAREVFVGTMATIYSVEESDDSTPLREKMQSATRTDGSKVYTLATGISLMVFYVLAMQCMSTLAVVKRETRTWKWPIIQLLYMTVLAYLTSWLAYNLFS